A single genomic interval of Microbacterium sp. BLY harbors:
- a CDS encoding PHP domain-containing protein: MSHPALRGDHHVHSTFSDDAVSTLEENVAAAAAAGLETVRLVDHVRQSTTWVPEYLAAVRRLRVPEGLTVLTGVEAKILDVSGALDIPTLPEGIDRILIADHQFPDVDGPLGPSAVRERIAAGWAPADVLDRFVDAVIATMRRHPGNQLAHCFSILPKIGLAEEDLGAERLDAWARAAAETDTLVEVNEKWTCPGTDALRALERAGAAIVASTDSHVAADVGRYARILPLLARTEGR; this comes from the coding sequence GTGAGCCATCCCGCCCTGCGCGGGGACCACCACGTCCACTCCACGTTCTCCGACGACGCGGTCTCCACCCTCGAGGAGAACGTGGCGGCCGCGGCGGCCGCGGGACTCGAGACCGTCCGTCTCGTCGATCACGTCCGGCAGAGCACCACGTGGGTGCCGGAGTACCTCGCGGCCGTCCGGCGCCTGCGGGTCCCCGAGGGGCTGACGGTGCTCACGGGGGTGGAGGCGAAGATCCTGGATGTGTCGGGCGCCCTCGACATCCCGACGCTGCCCGAGGGCATCGACCGCATCCTCATCGCCGACCACCAGTTCCCGGATGTCGACGGGCCGCTCGGCCCCTCCGCCGTCCGGGAGCGGATCGCCGCCGGCTGGGCGCCCGCCGACGTGCTGGACCGGTTCGTCGACGCGGTCATCGCGACCATGCGCCGGCACCCCGGCAACCAGCTCGCGCACTGCTTCTCGATCCTGCCCAAGATCGGTCTCGCCGAGGAGGACCTCGGGGCGGAGCGCCTGGACGCGTGGGCCCGTGCCGCCGCCGAGACGGACACCCTCGTCGAGGTCAACGAGAAGTGGACCTGCCCCGGCACGGACGCCCTGCGCGCCCTGGAGCGCGCCGGCGCCGCGATCGTCGCCTCGACCGACAGCCACGTCGCCGCGGATGTCGGCCGCTACGCGCGCATCCTCCCGCTGCTCGCGCGGACGGAGGGCCGCTGA
- a CDS encoding glycosyltransferase — protein sequence MPELTGIETVVVVLLLLCVLIGTLPVVNTGLQFLMLPLHAFRNHYARAAPHHPHVAVVIPAWNEGLVIGPAIERLLQLEYPADRLRVFVVDDASTDDTPAIVQQKAATYPGRVVHLRREKGGEGKAHTLNHGLDVVLADPWTEAVLIMDADVIFARDSLRKLTRHLADEKVGAVTAYIAEGSRDRNYLTRFIAIEYVIGQLSARRTQNVGGAIACLAGGAQLHSRANLEAIGGRIPTGTLAEDTMTTFESQLHGRRMVFEPHAVVYAEEPRTIDSLWKQRLRWARGNVQLTSIYKNLWFRPSRAHNLGSVSFGLAWFTILLMPALMLLAAAAMIVLLVLHSDIAEFVFRFMWVAAAGIYIFSMLFSAQLDPRIGRQSWREVIMFPGLGALMLMALALFPWALDDLIRAVGQEPTEQARVLWLIAFNLWGPVSLLGIWLARAVEPLPGGRFFAGLLLYVCGYGSLLCAITADSYLKEWRRADASWIKTEKIGRVDS from the coding sequence ATGCCCGAGCTCACCGGGATCGAGACCGTCGTCGTCGTCCTCCTGCTCCTGTGCGTGCTGATCGGCACCCTCCCGGTCGTGAACACCGGCCTGCAGTTCCTGATGCTGCCGTTGCACGCCTTCCGCAACCACTACGCCCGCGCCGCACCCCACCACCCGCACGTGGCGGTCGTGATCCCGGCGTGGAACGAAGGACTCGTGATCGGACCCGCGATCGAGCGCCTGCTGCAGCTGGAGTATCCCGCCGACCGGCTGCGCGTGTTCGTCGTCGACGACGCCTCGACCGACGACACCCCCGCGATCGTGCAGCAGAAGGCGGCGACCTATCCGGGCCGCGTCGTGCACCTGCGGCGGGAGAAGGGCGGGGAAGGCAAGGCGCACACCCTCAACCACGGCCTCGACGTCGTCCTCGCGGACCCGTGGACCGAGGCGGTGCTCATCATGGACGCGGACGTGATCTTCGCGCGGGACTCCCTGCGCAAGCTCACCCGCCACCTCGCCGACGAGAAGGTCGGCGCGGTCACGGCGTACATCGCGGAGGGCAGCAGGGACCGCAACTACCTCACCCGCTTCATCGCGATCGAGTACGTGATCGGTCAGCTCTCGGCCCGTCGGACGCAGAACGTGGGCGGAGCCATCGCCTGCCTCGCCGGGGGCGCGCAGCTGCACTCCCGTGCGAACCTCGAGGCGATCGGCGGCCGCATCCCGACCGGGACGCTCGCCGAGGACACCATGACCACGTTCGAAAGCCAGCTCCACGGCCGCCGGATGGTGTTCGAGCCGCACGCGGTCGTGTACGCGGAGGAGCCGCGGACGATCGACAGCCTATGGAAGCAGCGTCTGCGCTGGGCGCGCGGGAACGTGCAGCTCACCTCGATCTACAAGAACCTCTGGTTCCGGCCAAGCCGCGCGCACAACCTCGGCAGCGTCTCCTTCGGGCTCGCCTGGTTCACGATCCTGCTGATGCCGGCGCTCATGCTCCTCGCCGCCGCCGCGATGATCGTCCTCCTCGTCCTGCACAGCGACATCGCGGAGTTCGTCTTCCGGTTCATGTGGGTCGCGGCCGCGGGCATCTACATCTTCTCGATGCTCTTCTCCGCGCAGCTCGATCCGCGCATCGGGCGGCAGTCGTGGCGCGAGGTGATCATGTTCCCCGGACTCGGGGCCCTGATGCTCATGGCGCTGGCGCTCTTCCCCTGGGCGCTCGACGACCTGATCCGCGCCGTCGGACAGGAGCCGACCGAGCAGGCGCGTGTGCTGTGGCTCATCGCGTTCAACCTCTGGGGACCCGTCTCCCTGCTCGGCATCTGGCTCGCCCGTGCGGTCGAGCCGCTGCCGGGCGGGCGCTTCTTCGCCGGGCTGCTGCTCTACGTCTGCGGGTACGGATCGCTGCTCTGCGCGATCACCGCCGATTCCTACCTCAAAGAATGGCGCCGCGCGGACGCCTCCTGGATCAAGACCGAGAAGATCGGACGGGTCGACTCATGA
- a CDS encoding response regulator yields MTGRPLALVVEDAPDQATLLGRYLDREGFDVFIAPDAESAIAAFPDIDPVVAVMDLLLPGISGQACCRLVHERYPDCVLIVSSVLDVTEYPAADVALPKPITGADLHRAVERVPR; encoded by the coding sequence ATGACCGGACGGCCGCTCGCCCTGGTCGTCGAGGATGCGCCGGACCAGGCCACCCTCCTCGGACGCTACCTCGATCGCGAGGGCTTTGACGTGTTCATCGCCCCCGACGCGGAGTCCGCGATCGCCGCCTTCCCCGACATCGATCCCGTGGTGGCCGTGATGGACCTCCTGCTCCCGGGGATCTCCGGTCAGGCGTGCTGCCGTCTCGTCCACGAGCGCTACCCGGACTGCGTCCTCATCGTCAGCTCGGTCCTCGACGTCACCGAGTATCCCGCGGCCGACGTCGCGCTCCCGAAGCCCATCACCGGAGCGGATCTGCACCGGGCCGTGGAGCGGGTGCCCCGGTGA
- a CDS encoding cell wall metabolism sensor histidine kinase WalK, protein MRATPLERAESRWYRVLDNPSPIVKQIPTLVATSIAAGLTFAIPDLPFTDTTAAFLGIGLVLVATVHAGILSALHRREGVIVLLVPLLDIMGLGLFRDGTGGATSVFTSLVLLPVVWIAAAPGIRWVFVVGAATSVALLLPYVTDPPSSRVEWLRGVVGPLVFATLAAVVNELSRQQRVRVQQAEQLVTERTAALSDNVSMIVQLRQKEHEYRVLLDSFEGLWASITAQAVIGTDRTGTVTAWNPGSVRLLGLSHDEALDGVRVDRFFSTSALSLLADDSAARDELAGASPLPDGPAEPSDLPDGLQRLFAQADAGRTVDGDIEVRTAGGTRVPARVTVTPHRDPSGTQQGYLFVLTDETRAVEVARMKDEFVGMISHELRTPLSAIIGFLDLLQNDPAQPLTEEQQEFVGIIERNAKRLLNLVGDLLFTAQVESGRFPLERDEVDIADLVRSAVASAGPHAQREGIELDLRVGDEPIPLFVDPGRIGQAVDNLLSNAIKFTPRGGRVTASVRRSDGGVQIAVADTGVGIPEDEQGMLFTRFFRASTATRNAVPGVGLGLTITRAIVLAHGGTMDVTSQEGVGTEFRFALPATPRTEMLQVLSRPD, encoded by the coding sequence GTGAGGGCCACGCCGCTGGAGCGGGCCGAGAGCCGCTGGTACCGCGTCCTCGACAATCCGAGCCCGATCGTCAAGCAGATCCCCACGCTCGTCGCCACGAGCATCGCGGCGGGGCTGACGTTCGCGATCCCCGACCTGCCGTTCACGGACACGACCGCCGCGTTCCTCGGCATCGGCCTCGTCCTCGTCGCCACGGTCCACGCGGGCATCCTGAGCGCGCTGCACCGCCGCGAGGGCGTGATCGTCCTCCTCGTCCCGCTCCTCGACATCATGGGGCTCGGTCTGTTCCGCGACGGGACCGGCGGGGCGACATCGGTGTTCACCTCGCTCGTGCTCCTCCCGGTGGTGTGGATCGCCGCCGCGCCGGGCATCCGGTGGGTCTTCGTCGTGGGGGCCGCGACGTCCGTGGCACTGCTGCTGCCGTATGTCACCGATCCGCCGTCCAGCCGCGTCGAGTGGCTTCGCGGCGTGGTCGGCCCCCTCGTGTTCGCGACGCTCGCCGCCGTCGTCAACGAGCTGTCGCGTCAGCAGCGGGTGCGGGTCCAGCAGGCGGAGCAGCTGGTCACCGAGCGGACGGCCGCGCTCTCCGACAACGTGTCGATGATCGTGCAGCTGCGCCAGAAGGAACACGAGTACCGCGTACTGCTCGACTCGTTCGAGGGGCTGTGGGCCTCCATCACCGCGCAGGCCGTGATCGGCACGGACAGGACGGGGACCGTCACCGCCTGGAACCCGGGATCCGTGCGTCTGCTCGGCCTGTCGCACGACGAGGCGCTCGACGGCGTGCGCGTCGACCGCTTCTTCTCGACGTCCGCCCTGTCGCTGCTCGCCGACGACAGCGCGGCGCGCGACGAGCTCGCGGGGGCGTCGCCGCTCCCCGACGGTCCGGCGGAGCCGTCGGACCTGCCGGACGGTCTCCAGCGTCTCTTCGCACAGGCGGATGCCGGACGGACCGTCGACGGCGACATCGAGGTGAGGACCGCGGGCGGGACCCGGGTGCCCGCGCGCGTGACCGTCACCCCCCACAGGGATCCCTCGGGAACGCAGCAGGGGTATCTGTTCGTCCTCACCGACGAGACCAGGGCGGTCGAGGTCGCGCGGATGAAGGACGAGTTCGTCGGCATGATCTCCCACGAGCTGCGCACCCCGCTGAGCGCCATCATCGGCTTCCTCGACCTGCTCCAGAACGATCCGGCGCAGCCGCTGACCGAGGAGCAGCAGGAGTTCGTCGGCATCATCGAGCGGAACGCGAAGCGCCTCCTCAACCTCGTCGGGGATCTGCTCTTCACGGCGCAGGTGGAGTCCGGGCGCTTCCCTCTCGAGAGGGACGAGGTCGACATCGCCGACCTCGTGCGTTCCGCGGTCGCGTCGGCGGGTCCCCACGCGCAGCGGGAGGGCATCGAACTGGATCTGCGGGTCGGCGACGAGCCGATCCCGCTGTTCGTCGATCCGGGGCGCATCGGGCAGGCCGTGGACAACCTCCTCTCCAACGCGATCAAGTTCACCCCCCGCGGCGGCCGGGTGACGGCGAGCGTGCGTCGCTCCGACGGCGGCGTGCAGATCGCCGTCGCCGACACCGGAGTGGGGATCCCGGAGGACGAGCAGGGCATGCTCTTCACCCGGTTCTTCCGGGCATCGACGGCCACCCGCAATGCGGTGCCCGGCGTCGGCCTCGGACTCACGATCACCCGGGCGATCGTGCTCGCCCACGGCGGGACGATGGACGTGACGAGCCAGGAGGGCGTCGGCACCGAGTTCCGTTTCGCGCTCCCGGCCACGCCCCGCACCGAGATGCTGCAGGTGCTCAGTCGTCCGGACTGA
- a CDS encoding ABC-F family ATP-binding cassette domain-containing protein — translation MGYIDASGISLTLPDGRPLLDDVSFRVGAGSTSALIGPNGAGKTTLLRIIRGVQPADDGVVTIDGGLGVMDQFVGHGEPGQTVHELLVRVASTRIRAAAEALDAAENALIDRDEHDTQMAYAAAIAEYADAGGYEHETVWDQCTVAALGVPFERARYRELTSLSGGEQKRLALEALLRGPDEVLLLDEPDNYLDVPTKRWLEEQLRATPKTVLLVSHDRELLARAADRLITLEPGAAGSTAWVHGGGFATYHQARTDRMDRLDELRRRWDEQHEKLRVLVANLKVKAAANDGFASRYQAAQTRLRRFEDAGPPQERPPAQEFDMRLRGARTGKRAIVTDRLELTGLMRPFDAEIWYGDRVAVLGSNGSGKSHFLRLLARGGTDPDPSLGHVTAAAEELRPVAHTGRAVLGARVVPGLFAQTHAHPEFVGRTLLEILHRGDDRRAGLPRDAASSALDRYGLVRQAQQTFDSLSGGQQARLQVLLLELSGATLLLLDEPTDNLDLESAEALEEALVRFEGTVVAVTHDRWFARSFDRFLVFGTEGEVYESDEPVWDERRVARAR, via the coding sequence GTGGGCTACATCGACGCATCCGGGATCTCACTGACGCTTCCCGACGGCAGACCGCTTCTCGACGACGTCTCGTTCCGGGTCGGCGCGGGATCGACCAGCGCCCTCATCGGGCCGAACGGGGCGGGGAAGACGACGCTGCTGCGCATCATCCGCGGCGTCCAGCCCGCCGACGACGGCGTGGTGACGATCGACGGCGGCCTCGGGGTCATGGACCAGTTCGTCGGACACGGCGAGCCGGGGCAGACCGTGCACGAGCTGCTGGTGCGCGTGGCATCGACCCGCATCCGCGCCGCCGCCGAGGCGCTGGACGCGGCGGAGAACGCCCTCATCGACCGGGACGAGCACGATACGCAGATGGCGTACGCCGCCGCGATCGCCGAGTACGCGGACGCCGGGGGGTACGAGCACGAGACGGTCTGGGACCAGTGCACGGTCGCGGCGCTCGGCGTGCCGTTCGAGCGCGCCCGCTACCGTGAGCTCACCTCGCTCTCCGGCGGCGAGCAGAAGCGGCTCGCGCTGGAGGCGCTGCTCCGCGGCCCCGACGAGGTCCTCCTGCTCGACGAGCCGGACAACTACCTCGACGTGCCGACCAAGCGCTGGCTCGAAGAGCAACTGCGGGCCACCCCCAAGACCGTGCTCCTGGTCTCGCACGACCGTGAGCTGCTCGCCCGCGCCGCCGACCGTCTCATCACGCTCGAGCCCGGCGCGGCCGGGTCGACCGCCTGGGTGCACGGCGGCGGGTTCGCGACCTACCATCAGGCCCGGACGGATCGGATGGACCGCCTCGACGAGCTCCGCCGCCGCTGGGACGAGCAGCACGAGAAGCTGCGGGTCCTCGTGGCGAACCTCAAGGTGAAGGCCGCGGCGAACGACGGCTTCGCGTCGCGGTATCAGGCCGCCCAGACGCGGCTGCGGCGGTTCGAGGACGCGGGACCTCCCCAGGAGCGTCCCCCGGCCCAGGAGTTCGACATGCGACTGCGCGGCGCGCGGACCGGGAAGCGGGCGATCGTCACCGACCGTCTCGAGCTGACCGGGCTGATGCGTCCGTTCGACGCGGAGATCTGGTACGGCGACCGGGTCGCGGTGCTGGGCTCGAACGGGTCCGGCAAATCGCACTTCCTGCGGCTGCTGGCCCGGGGAGGGACCGACCCCGATCCGTCGCTCGGTCACGTGACCGCGGCGGCGGAGGAGCTGCGTCCCGTCGCGCACACCGGCCGGGCGGTGCTCGGCGCGCGGGTGGTGCCGGGGCTCTTCGCCCAGACGCACGCGCATCCGGAGTTCGTCGGACGCACCCTGCTGGAGATCCTGCACCGGGGCGACGACCGCCGCGCGGGCCTGCCCCGCGACGCGGCGAGCTCGGCCCTCGACCGCTACGGTCTCGTGCGTCAGGCGCAGCAGACGTTCGACTCCCTGTCCGGCGGGCAGCAGGCGCGGCTCCAGGTGCTCCTGCTGGAGCTGTCCGGCGCGACGCTGCTCCTGCTCGACGAGCCCACTGACAACCTCGACCTGGAATCCGCCGAGGCGCTCGAGGAGGCGCTGGTGCGCTTCGAGGGCACCGTCGTCGCGGTCACGCACGATCGCTGGTTCGCGCGCTCGTTCGACCGGTTCCTCGTGTTCGGCACCGAGGGGGAGGTGTACGAGTCCGACGAGCCGGTGTGGGACGAACGGCGGGTGGCCCGTGCGCGCTGA
- a CDS encoding GuaB3 family IMP dehydrogenase-related protein, with amino-acid sequence MEIELGRGKRARRAYTFDDIAVVPSRRTRNPEDVSTAWTIDAFGFEIPVLGAPMDSVVSPRTAIMLGQLGGLGVLDLEGLWTRYEDPEPLLAEIAGLAEDRATVRMQELYSEPIKPELITRRIAEIREAGVTVAGSLTPQRTQEFYDTVAAAGVDLFVIRGTTVSAEHVSSVAEPLNLKKFIYDLDVPVIVGGAATYTAALHLMRTGAAGVLVGFGGGAASTTRATLGIHAPMATAVSDVAAARRDYLDESGGRYVHVIADGGVGTSGDIVKALAMGADAVMLGVALARATDAPGQGFHWGPEAHHPKLPRGRRVEVGGIGTLEEILYGPAPVADGTANLIGALRKSMATTGYSDLKEFQRVEVVLAPYEA; translated from the coding sequence ATGGAGATCGAGCTCGGCCGAGGAAAGCGCGCGCGTCGCGCGTACACGTTCGACGACATCGCGGTGGTGCCCTCGCGGCGCACGCGCAACCCGGAGGACGTGTCCACCGCGTGGACGATCGACGCCTTCGGCTTCGAGATCCCCGTGCTGGGAGCGCCGATGGACTCGGTCGTCAGCCCGCGCACCGCCATCATGCTCGGCCAGCTCGGCGGTCTGGGCGTGCTCGACCTCGAGGGCCTCTGGACCCGGTACGAGGACCCCGAGCCGCTGCTCGCCGAGATCGCGGGACTCGCCGAGGACCGCGCGACCGTGCGCATGCAGGAGCTCTACTCCGAGCCGATCAAGCCCGAGCTCATCACCCGCCGCATCGCCGAGATCCGTGAGGCGGGCGTCACCGTCGCCGGCTCGCTGACGCCGCAGCGCACGCAGGAGTTCTACGACACCGTCGCCGCCGCCGGGGTCGATCTCTTCGTCATCCGGGGGACCACCGTCTCCGCCGAGCACGTCTCGAGCGTCGCCGAGCCGCTGAACCTCAAGAAGTTCATCTACGACCTCGACGTGCCCGTCATCGTCGGCGGAGCGGCGACCTACACCGCCGCCCTCCACCTCATGCGCACCGGTGCGGCCGGCGTCCTGGTGGGCTTCGGCGGCGGCGCGGCCTCCACCACCCGGGCGACCCTCGGCATCCACGCGCCCATGGCCACCGCGGTGTCCGATGTGGCCGCGGCGCGCCGCGACTACCTCGACGAGTCGGGCGGGCGCTACGTGCACGTCATCGCCGACGGCGGCGTCGGCACGTCGGGCGACATCGTGAAGGCGCTGGCGATGGGTGCCGACGCGGTCATGCTCGGCGTCGCCCTGGCCCGTGCCACGGACGCCCCCGGTCAGGGGTTCCACTGGGGCCCCGAGGCACACCACCCCAAGCTTCCGCGCGGACGACGCGTCGAGGTGGGCGGCATCGGCACGCTGGAGGAGATCCTCTACGGTCCTGCGCCCGTCGCCGACGGCACCGCGAACCTCATCGGCGCGCTGCGCAAGTCGATGGCCACCACCGGGTACTCCGACCTCAAGGAGTTCCAGCGGGTGGAGGTCGTGCTTGCCCCCTACGAGGCCTGA
- a CDS encoding SURF1 family protein: MLRGRWIAMLLLCLVVAGVFAWLGQWQLERAIETDPPPPGATEQVRSLDEVVAPGEYLPEPLVGQRVETEGSWIPGDFLVVGSRFNDGVEGYWVTGQLRVAERVSVAVAIGWAPDRRSADAAVERLEAEADGQVVEVTGRIISDEGPSVPPRTDPMQMDRMSPAALLSRWHDVEQLDVYRPYLASTTATAGLDDIASPAPEESSPINWLNVFYAAEWVIFAGFAFYLWYRLAKDAWERELEEFEDAEASAAV, from the coding sequence ATGCTGCGGGGACGCTGGATCGCGATGCTCCTGCTGTGTCTGGTCGTCGCCGGCGTCTTCGCCTGGCTCGGGCAGTGGCAGCTGGAGCGGGCGATCGAGACCGATCCGCCGCCGCCGGGCGCCACCGAGCAGGTGCGGTCGCTCGATGAGGTGGTGGCGCCGGGGGAGTACCTCCCGGAGCCGCTCGTCGGCCAGCGCGTGGAGACCGAGGGCTCCTGGATCCCCGGCGACTTCCTCGTCGTCGGGAGTCGTTTCAACGACGGCGTCGAGGGCTACTGGGTCACCGGCCAGCTCCGGGTCGCCGAGCGCGTGTCCGTGGCGGTCGCCATCGGCTGGGCGCCCGACCGCCGGTCCGCGGACGCCGCGGTGGAGCGGCTGGAGGCGGAGGCCGACGGCCAGGTGGTGGAGGTGACCGGCCGCATCATCTCGGACGAGGGCCCCTCCGTGCCGCCGCGCACGGATCCGATGCAGATGGACCGGATGTCGCCGGCCGCGCTGCTGAGCCGCTGGCACGATGTCGAGCAGCTGGACGTGTACCGCCCCTACCTGGCGTCGACGACGGCCACGGCCGGTCTCGACGACATCGCCTCCCCGGCGCCGGAGGAGAGCTCTCCGATCAACTGGCTCAACGTGTTCTACGCCGCCGAGTGGGTCATCTTCGCGGGGTTCGCGTTCTACCTCTGGTACCGCCTCGCGAAGGACGCCTGGGAGCGCGAGCTAGAGGAGTTCGAGGACGCCGAGGCCTCCGCCGCGGTCTGA